In a single window of the Pontibacter russatus genome:
- the smc gene encoding chromosome segregation protein SMC yields MQVSKLEIKGFKSFGDRVVINFDNGITGIVGPNGCGKSNIVDAIRWVLGEQKTRNLRSDKMENVIFNGSKTRKPVQLAEVSITFDNNKGILPTEYSEVTVTRKYYRNGDSEYLLNGVPCRLKDINELFLDTGIGSDSYAIIELKMVDEILNDKENSRRLLFEEAAGISKFKVRKKQTLKKLEETDADLERVEDVLHEIGKNMKTLERQAKQAIRYFQLKEDYKKHSLEFARRNIAQYQHTLERLEQDVRQENSLKEQYVATVAEAEDAIAEQKEELSGTQEKLAEMQKTMQVQTARLRQLESDIRLNAERSAYLKERMLQLRQQISQDTANVEHTQESIGTLRDELLEVQDQYAAAEEQVAELKDQLQEANEQKASLQDTLLGLTQQQKAKQNEVYQLSKSLEISQVQIQNINQELERLHQQQTDADEDARLLQEQLQEAQLGLEETTSELVRLQAKEETLQQQIQTTEANVEELKTQRVELNRTLDAKQNQYNLTKSLVENMEGFPEAIKFLSKSKDWSKPAPLLSDILICEADYKPLIESYLEPYMNFFVVEELQDAIEAVALLKKENKGRANFIILSEIEEMEPTATFSEGNLKAGYEVVSAEKKYSSLMKYMLRNVYIADDDEEELYDSDYKTIILKDGSAIRKPLSLSGGSVGLFDGNRLGRKQSLEKLAEEVEALTHQAELLQGRINTQNQLLQNHRNESQQEVIKQLEKEVAKRQQDLLTVRIKHEQHQQNLRNFDQKKDELQERLLELRSQSEEVSPQAAADQQELKRLEEELAVHTSYIERQQEQIAIISGRYNQENIQFHQLKNRFSSLQQEISYKQKTVEVNLERITGLKQEMAKAEEETATADAFIQENETVVEGMSEARLAFGQELEDMEKEYFSLRGELDEKEKTIRELQRRRQNSDELLMRMQQAKNDTQLKLVAIKERLAAEFNISDEDFASPIPEEELLIPLSSEELSQHIATMKSQLDKMGPVNAMAAEAYAEIEERNTFITEQRNDLVNAKNMLIDTINEIDTVAKEKFMDAFNQIKHNFKLVFRSLFTEEDNCDLVITDPKNPLESKIEIMAQPKGKRPLTINQLSGGEKTLTAISLLFSIYLLKPAPFCIFDEVDAPLDDANIDKFNTIIRKFSQNSQFIVVTHNKRTMASTDVMYGITMIEAGISRVIPVDLRQIA; encoded by the coding sequence ATGCAGGTATCAAAATTAGAGATTAAAGGGTTCAAGAGTTTCGGCGACCGCGTCGTCATCAACTTCGATAACGGGATTACGGGAATTGTGGGGCCAAACGGTTGTGGCAAGTCCAACATCGTGGATGCCATCCGCTGGGTGCTGGGCGAGCAGAAAACCCGCAACCTCCGCTCCGACAAAATGGAGAACGTCATCTTCAACGGCTCCAAAACCCGGAAGCCAGTGCAATTGGCCGAAGTCTCCATCACCTTCGACAACAACAAAGGCATACTGCCCACAGAATATTCGGAGGTGACGGTGACGCGCAAGTACTACCGCAACGGCGACAGCGAGTATCTGCTGAACGGCGTGCCCTGTCGCCTGAAGGACATCAACGAACTTTTCCTGGACACGGGCATCGGCTCGGACAGCTACGCCATCATCGAGCTGAAAATGGTGGACGAGATTCTCAACGACAAGGAAAACTCCCGCCGGCTGCTGTTCGAGGAAGCGGCAGGCATCTCCAAGTTCAAAGTGCGCAAAAAGCAGACACTGAAAAAGCTGGAGGAAACGGACGCTGACCTGGAGCGTGTGGAAGACGTGCTGCACGAGATCGGCAAGAACATGAAAACGCTGGAGCGCCAGGCAAAACAGGCCATCAGGTATTTCCAGCTAAAGGAGGACTATAAAAAGCATAGCCTGGAGTTTGCGCGCCGTAACATTGCGCAGTACCAGCACACGCTGGAGCGGCTGGAGCAGGATGTGCGCCAGGAGAACAGCCTGAAAGAACAATATGTAGCCACGGTAGCGGAGGCCGAAGACGCCATTGCCGAACAGAAGGAAGAGCTGAGCGGCACACAGGAAAAGCTGGCGGAGATGCAGAAAACCATGCAGGTGCAAACGGCCAGGCTGCGCCAGCTGGAAAGCGATATCCGGCTGAACGCCGAGCGCAGCGCTTACCTGAAGGAGCGCATGCTGCAACTGCGCCAGCAGATAAGTCAGGATACCGCCAATGTGGAGCACACCCAGGAAAGCATCGGGACGCTGCGCGACGAACTGCTGGAAGTACAGGATCAGTATGCTGCAGCCGAAGAGCAGGTAGCCGAACTGAAGGATCAGCTACAGGAAGCCAACGAGCAGAAGGCCAGTCTGCAGGACACCTTGCTGGGGCTGACGCAGCAGCAGAAGGCGAAGCAGAACGAGGTATACCAGCTGAGCAAGTCACTGGAGATAAGCCAGGTGCAGATCCAGAACATCAACCAGGAACTGGAGCGCCTGCACCAGCAGCAAACTGATGCCGACGAAGACGCCCGGTTGCTACAGGAGCAACTGCAGGAGGCACAGTTGGGACTGGAGGAAACCACCTCGGAGCTCGTGCGCCTGCAGGCAAAGGAAGAAACGCTGCAGCAGCAAATTCAAACCACTGAAGCAAATGTTGAGGAACTTAAAACACAACGCGTAGAGCTTAACCGCACCCTCGACGCAAAGCAGAACCAGTACAACCTCACCAAATCCTTGGTCGAGAATATGGAAGGCTTCCCGGAAGCGATTAAGTTCCTGAGCAAGTCTAAAGACTGGTCAAAGCCCGCTCCGCTCCTGTCCGACATTTTGATATGCGAGGCTGACTATAAACCGCTTATCGAAAGTTACCTGGAGCCTTACATGAACTTTTTTGTGGTGGAGGAACTGCAGGACGCCATAGAGGCTGTGGCGCTTCTGAAGAAGGAAAACAAAGGCCGCGCGAACTTCATCATCCTCTCCGAGATAGAAGAAATGGAGCCCACAGCCACATTCAGCGAAGGCAACCTAAAAGCCGGTTACGAAGTGGTGTCTGCGGAGAAAAAGTACAGCAGCCTGATGAAGTATATGCTCCGCAACGTGTATATAGCCGATGACGATGAGGAAGAGCTATATGACAGCGACTACAAAACCATCATCCTGAAAGACGGCAGCGCCATCCGCAAGCCCCTTAGTCTGTCGGGTGGCTCGGTGGGGTTGTTTGATGGGAACCGGCTGGGCCGCAAGCAAAGCCTGGAGAAACTTGCCGAAGAAGTGGAGGCGCTCACGCACCAGGCAGAGCTGCTGCAGGGCCGTATCAATACCCAAAACCAGCTGCTGCAGAACCATAGAAACGAGTCGCAGCAGGAGGTGATTAAACAGCTGGAGAAAGAAGTGGCGAAGCGGCAGCAGGATTTGCTGACGGTGCGCATCAAACACGAGCAGCACCAGCAAAACCTCCGCAACTTCGACCAGAAGAAAGACGAGTTGCAGGAGCGCTTGCTGGAGCTGCGGTCGCAGAGTGAGGAAGTGTCGCCGCAGGCCGCCGCCGACCAGCAGGAGCTGAAGCGCCTGGAGGAGGAACTTGCCGTACACACCTCCTATATAGAAAGGCAGCAGGAGCAGATTGCTATTATCTCTGGTCGGTATAACCAGGAGAACATCCAGTTTCACCAGCTCAAAAACCGATTTTCCAGCCTGCAGCAGGAGATCAGCTACAAGCAAAAAACGGTAGAGGTAAACTTGGAGCGTATTACGGGACTGAAGCAGGAAATGGCGAAAGCCGAAGAGGAGACTGCGACTGCGGATGCCTTTATACAGGAGAACGAGACAGTGGTAGAGGGCATGAGCGAGGCGCGCCTTGCCTTTGGGCAGGAACTGGAGGATATGGAGAAGGAGTATTTCAGCCTGCGCGGAGAACTGGACGAGAAAGAGAAGACAATCCGTGAGCTGCAGCGCAGAAGGCAGAACTCGGACGAACTCCTGATGCGCATGCAGCAGGCCAAGAACGACACGCAGCTGAAGCTCGTGGCGATTAAAGAACGCCTTGCCGCCGAGTTCAATATATCGGATGAGGACTTTGCCTCGCCCATCCCGGAAGAAGAGCTGCTGATACCGCTCTCCTCAGAAGAACTCAGCCAGCATATCGCCACCATGAAAAGCCAGTTGGATAAAATGGGGCCTGTTAACGCGATGGCTGCCGAGGCCTATGCCGAAATTGAGGAGCGGAACACCTTCATCACCGAACAGCGAAACGACCTGGTGAACGCGAAGAACATGCTCATCGACACCATCAACGAAATAGACACGGTGGCGAAAGAGAAGTTTATGGATGCCTTCAACCAGATCAAGCATAACTTCAAGCTTGTTTTCCGCAGCCTCTTCACCGAAGAGGACAACTGCGACCTGGTGATCACGGATCCGAAGAACCCGCTGGAGTCGAAGATCGAGATCATGGCACAGCCCAAAGGCAAGCGCCCCTTAACCATCAACCAGCTCTCCGGCGGGGAGAAAACATTGACAGCCATCTCCCTGCTGTTCTCGATTTACCTGCTCAAGCCAGCGCCTTTCTGTATTTTCGACGAGGTGGACGCGCCGTTGGATGACGCCAACATCGACAAGTTCAACACGATCATCCGCAAGTTTTCGCAGAACTCGCAGTTCATCGTGGTGACGCACAACAAACGCACCATGGCTTCCACCGACGTCATGTATGGCATCACTATGATTGAGGCTGGCATATCGCGTGTGATACCAGTAGACCTGCGGCAGATAGCTTAA